From Passer domesticus isolate bPasDom1 chromosome 20, bPasDom1.hap1, whole genome shotgun sequence, one genomic window encodes:
- the ELAC2 gene encoding zinc phosphodiesterase ELAC protein 2 has translation MWALARALPRVWRRAGPGGAARAMAEGPSAARPARRPKDVPRHVWARERRRNAGTGLAGPNTVYVQVVAAGSRDAGAAVYVFSEFNRYLFNCGEGTQRAMQEHKLKISHLDSIFLSRVSWANVGGLPGMILTLKAIGLQRCVFLGPPKLQNYLKAIRLFPGPLKRMDLAVQLHTEPEYKDETMTVYQIPLTGKPLAAGSSPPQSPGASPQGGNSPKGDTGPGSPRAAQQSLEQGKESPKKAGDEQKCARKHPELVTAFLCKVHPRKGKFLAAKAQELGLPVGTPAILPIITALKNGESITFEGKELFPEELCTPTDPGPVFLVLECPHEGFVDAVCENETFRRYQEGVAEHQVALVIHMTPESVLRDSRYQHWMERFGPGTQHLVLNENSSAVHNPRSYKIQTQLNLIHPEIFPLLTTYQSKKAEAVCPVPIVRGECLLKYHLRPQQEWQRDAVTVCDPDEFVTEALDLPDFQTRVKECKESLSALPGNVGAYPEIVFLGTGSAIPMKIRNVSSTLVNTSATRSLLLDCGEGTFGQLCRHYGEQVDQVLCNLVAVFVSHMHTDHHSGLVNILMERRRAFAALGQDFSPLFLVAPEQIMPWLHEYHNHCEEILGDIKMIPSQCLVKGCENMRPKAKEFVSSLLESYDLAEFQTCEVQHCKNAFACSVIHKSGWKVVYSGDTMPCMALVQMGKNANLLIHEATLEDGMEKEAIEKTHSTTSQAIQTGMKMNAEFIMLNHFSQRYAKIPLFSEDFSDRVGIAFDHMRVRFGDFPAIPKLIPPLKALFADDIVEMEERKEKREMRLLKETALILDKLTRGDSTEAACQKRKQAKNHQELPDKKLKTAN, from the exons ATGTGGGCGCTGGCGCGGGCGCTGCCGCGCGTGTGGCGGCGGGCGGGCcccggcggcgcggcccggGCCATGGCCGAGGGCCCCTcggcggcgcggccggcgcGGCGCCCCAAGGACGTGCCCCGCCACGTGTGGGCCCGCGAGCGGCGGCGGAACGCGGGCACGGGCCTGGCGGGGCCCAACACCGTCTACGTGCAGGTGGTGGCGGCCGGCAGCCGCGACGCGGGGGCGGCCGTGTACGTGTTCTCCGAGTTCAACCG GTATCTGTTCAACTGCGGCGAGGGCACGCAGCGCGCCATGCAGGAGCACAA GCTGAAGATCTCGCACCTGGACAGCATCTTCCTCAGCCGCGTGTCCTGGGCCAACGTCGGGGGGCTGCCGG GTATGATCCTCACCCTGAAGGCTATCGGGCTCCAGAGGTGTGTGTTCCTGGGGCCACCAAAGCTG CAAAACTACTTGAAAGCCATTCGCCTCTTTCCAGGGCCCCTCAAAAGGATGGATTTGG ctgtgcagctgcacacagagcccGAGTACAAGGATGAGACAATGACTGTCTACCAGATCCCTCTGACAG GAAAACCACTGGCTGCTGGAAGTTCACCCCCGCAGAGTCCTGGAGCATCTCCCCAGGGTGGAAATAGCCCTAAAGGGGACACAGGGCCTGGATCCCCGAGAGCTGCACAGCAAAGCTTGGAGCAAGGAAAGGAGAGCCCAAAGAAAGCAG gTGATGAGCAGAAGTGTGCAAGGAAGCATCCTGAGCTGGTGACAGCTTTTCTTTGTAAA GTTCACCCAAGGAAGGGGAAATTCCTTGCAGCTAAAGCCcaagagctggggctgccagt GGGAACTCCAGCCATCCTTCCCATCATTACAGCTCTCAAAAACGGGGAGAGCATCACCTTTGAAGGCAAAGAG CTCTTTCCTGAGGAGCTGTGCACCCCCACTGACCCTGGCCCCGTGTTCCTCGTGCTGGAGTGTCCCCACGAGGGCTTTGTGGATGCTGTCTGTGAAAACGAGACCTTCCGGAG GTACCAGGAGGGAGTTGCTGAGCACCAGGTGGCCCTGGTTATTCACATGACCCCCGAGTCAGTGCTGCGGGACAGCCGCTACCAGCACTGGATGGAGAG ATTTGGGCCTGGCACTCAGCACTTGGTGCTCAATGAAAACTCCTCTGCTGTGCACAACCCACGCAGCTACAAGATCCAAACTCAGCTGAACCTCATCCACCCAGAGATCTTCCCTCTGCTCACCACCTACCAGAGCAAG aaagcAGAGGCTGTGTGCCCTGTGCCCATCGTGAGAGGGGAGTGCCTCCTGAAATACCACCTCAGGCCACAGCAGGAGTGGCAGAG AGATGCTGTGACTGTCTGTGATCCTGATGAGTTTGTCACTGAGGCCTTGGATCTCCCTGACTTCCAGACCCGTGTGAAGGAGTGCAAGGAGAGCCTGTCTGCTCTGCCAG GAAATGTGGGTGCTTATCCTGAAATCGTGTTCTTGGGAACAGGATCTGCAATCCCAATGAAAATCCGCAATGTCAGCTCCACGCTGGTGAACACCAG tgccaccaggtccctgctcctggactgtggaGAAGGAACTTTTGGACAGCTCTGCCGCCACTATGGAGAGCAAGTTGACCAAGTGCTGTGTAACCTCGTGGCTGTGTTTGTGTCCCACATGCACACAGATCATCACTCG GGGCTGGTGAATATCCTGATGGAGCGGCGGAGAGCTTTT GCAGCCCTGGGTCAGGATTTCAGCCCTCTGTTTCTGGTAGCTCCTGAGCAGATCATGCCTTGGCTGCACGAGTACCACAACCACTGTGAGGAGATTCTTGGAGACATCAA AATGATTCCTTCTCAGTGTCTTGTGAAAGGCTGTGAGAACATGAGACCCAAAGCCAAGGAGTTTGTGAGCTCTCTGTTAGAGAGCTATGACCTGGCTGAG TTTCAGACCTGTGAAGTCCAACACTGTAAAAATGCCTTTGCATGTTCAGTGATCCACAAGTCTGGCTGGAAAGTAGTTTATTCTGGTGATACAATGCCCTGCATGGCCTTAGTGCAAATGG GTAAAAATGCCAACCTGCTGATCCACGAGGCCACGCTGGAAGATGGCATGGAAAAAGAAGCTATAGAGAAGACCCACAG CACGACCTCGCAGGCCATCCAGACTGGGATGAAGATGAATGCAGAGTTCATCATGCTCAACCACTTCAGCCAGAGGTACGCCAAGATCCCGCTCTTCAGCGAGGACTTCAGCGACAGGGTCGGCATCGCCTTTGACCATATGAGG GTACGTTTCGGTGACTTCCCAGCCATCCCGAAGCTGATCCCGCCCCTGAAGGCTTTGTTTGCTGATGACATCGTGGAGatggaggagaggaaggagaagagggAGATGCGGCTGCTGAAGGAGACTGCCCTGATCCTGGACAAGCTCACCAGGGGGGACAGCACAGAAGCAGCAtgccagaaaagaaaacaagccaAGAACCATCAGGAACTGCCAGACAAGAAGCTTAAAACAGCCAACTGA